The sequence GATGACGATGATCATCAATATAAAATCCATCAGCATTCTAATTATTCAAAACCTTCTTATAGTCGCCAATCTTGGAAAAAACACGATCGTAGAGATAATGTAAATGATAGTAAATATACTGCTTCAAAACAAGATAATGAAGAAAGATATAAACGGCATAGAGAATTTGATGAAAGAAAAGAAGAAAGAAGTAAATATCATAGagaatttgatgaaaaaaaagaagaaagagATAGACGACATAGAGATCATGACCATGGAAGAAATAGGCAACATAAAGAATATGATAATGAAAGTAAAGGAGAAAGAGATAAACGTTACAGAGAACACGAAGATGAAAGAaaaagtatcaaaaaaaaaaattcaagagaATACGACCACAAAAGAGATAGCAAAAGTAAACATGACAAAGACTCTGAAAACGAAGAAAAATACTCATCTGATGATGACAAATATGAAGGAAAAACTTTGCCTAAAAAATCAGATTATAATGACGAAACTCAAGAACACAAAGAAGCTGTTGAAAAACCTTTAACCGAATCAGAATTAAATGCACTTGCTGCTAAACAAATAAAAGCAGAAATAATGGGAAATATGGTAATTAaagtattttctaaaaaaaaaaaattgattttagaagactaatatattatagattttttttcaaagtacatatctaaaatatattattatatttcttgtaaTTACATGATATACTTTGAACTttcaattatactttttatttatagaaattggCTGAAGAACTTAAGCAAAAGTTGGATTCAGCACGAGACTATGcttcaaaacaaaattacactacaaataaaacaaaacaaaaagaaGAATTTGTATTACTTACTAGGACTTCATCTAAAGGCTATAGTTATCCTGTTAAACAAGCACAAGTTGATAAAAATGATGGTAAAAGGAAAAAACGAGAAAAAGTATTGACACATGAAGATGGTAAAAGAGTAAGATActttgatgatgatgataaatattcattaaaatctatggtaagtttttaacaaaataaaaaactgtaaaaaagctttatttataacttttattatatatattatttcagtttGAAAAAGAAATGACTAGTACAGCAGAAGATAGTAATATGGAGTTTGTTAATCTATCGAGaaaggttaatattttaatatttaaattgctattaaaataaaccaaatgaaaaatgaataaattaattatttgccaATTGTTAATTAGATAACATATAATCATGTAAAacatgatttaattataattatggacATTAATTTTTAGGTCAACTCTAGAGATGATGAAGATGATGTATTTGTAGATCGTGCATCAGAAAAACGATCTGCCAAGGCATCTGAGAAAGAAATTAAAAGAGCTATTGGTGAACATAAACGTacagaaaaaattttaaactctTGTCGTTACTGCTTTGATAGTGAAGAAATGTTGAAACACTTATTTATTGCTAAAGGAGAAAAGGTAcacttatttacaatatttttttaattttaatattgatcatggatttttaatttgtatgttacTAGTGTTATCTGTGCTTGCCAAATTACAAATCCTTGACTGAAGGACATTGTTTGATTGTACCAATATACCACTATGCATGTGCAACTGATATTGACGAAGATGTTTGGACTGAAATGCAGGTAGAACCTTATTAACCATATTTGTTAATGAAGtgttaaattattcttttataataacaaaacattataatattaggtatttcgAAAAGTGTTAACTACCATGTTTAAAGATCAAGATGAAGacgtaatattttttgaaagtgCAATGAGACTGAACAATATGCCTCATATGGTATGGAACTGTGTGCCTGTGCCAATTGAAATTGGTGACACTGctcctatatattttaaaaaagccATCTTAGAATGTGAGACGGAATGGGCTATTAACCAAAAAGTCGTGGACTTAAGTAGTAAAGATGTACGTAGAGCTGTTCCCAAAAGTTTACCCTATTTCGCTGTTGATTTTGGAATGCAAGGTGGATATGCTCATGTCATTGAAGATGAAAAAATTTTCCCAAACAACTTTGCCGAGGTAAACTGATAAGTCTTTCTAAAAGAGAAATAGAACAAGTATCAAGGAATAAAATGTCTGGAAAAAAAGTCTAAACaacataattctttaaaataataattgtaaaatataaaaaattagatactaattattagttataatcataattcattatcAAATATGAAATAGCTATAGATAAACATATCCAACtgaactttaataattattgaaagatATTGTTACAAAGGAATATATtcatagaaattaatattaactataatttaattaacatatttattactcaaatttatattatccagaaaatatttaaatttttggattctgcgtaaaactaaaatatttttctgagacTTTTTTCccttaaaactttattttcagATATTAGTTTTTGTGACttgtttattatcaataaaaattaataattgcacaatattttgaatggttttagtttaaaatgtttgatattgaaattttatctttatatacatataggaaaTCATAGGTGGCATGATGGATTTAGATCACAGTACATGGCGAAAAAAGCAAAAAGAACCAATTGAAGAGCAGTTACAGAAAACTAccaaatttttagaaatatggaaagattataattttaccaaaacataatatttgtaattaattcatTAGAACAGGTTATATAATACAgtcttaaaaatgaatacaaataatgtttttcttcATTGTTTTCCATATAATTACCAAAAGTATGATATGgtgttacaaattatttttatatttaatcatttatatacaaaataatttgaaaaaaaaatttcaaactattatattagtattaagcAATTTGATATTtcttaactttatttaatttcaaataatcaataaaaaaaaatccatgtatagtaatttaatttattaaactatagttTCTAACTCTTTAGCATAGTGAATAGCATAATCAGCAATCTGTAATGCAGGCAAAGGTTCTACTGCTTTCTTCTCTTCTTCGAGATGGAATACATAGTAACCATCTTGACCCAAAATCCACTTtttctgaataataaaaataattttgtttttatatatatacctatagcatataaataattcgtaatatttgaaattacctTGTTAGCAAAATCATTAGTTTCATTTGTACTGTTGAAGTTCAACATTTTTGTAGCAGAATTTATAGACACTTTTTTGTATGCTTTTTGTAAGCATTCGGCAATTTCATTTCGGAGAGTGTTTgacaaaatgttcataaaaaaattatatgtatcagATGGCACATTGCTCTTTGCttgaaatatctaaaaaatgaactcggttatacattaatatccaacacaactggtattaatttaataatttgaattacctTGTTATAGCTGCCTTCCATCAAATATTGTTCTAAGGCAACTGGATGcttaatatatgtattggtTTGTACAATATCATATGGGAGAAGCTCCAATTCTGTATGAAATTCAGCTACTCGATTTTGAGacaataagaataataagtTCAAACCTAATAAATGATATTGGTTAGCAGACTCTGGTAATTTGTcccttggtaaaaaaaaaaattaaaaaattaaaagagaagttttatttaatattattttgtcaaatattgcTTACCTGTAGTCTAAATAATAACACTTGAGTTGTGCCATGTACCGTTCAAAAGATGGAATATCATGCATGGCAATACTGCATTGTACTCCAACTTCTAAAATGTCTcctgtaaatatacaatataactagTTATAATCTGGCATACCGTCATACTAAATCAAACTTAATTAAAGAGAGAATTAACCAAGTTGTATGATTTTACATACTTAGCTAAAACTTTTAAATGGAGTTAAGTCatagaattaattattagatacatTTGGTTGTTAATGaaactttaaatgcataaaaaaaataatttttaaatgttttaaatgcaATGAGAATCAAAAGAAATTAACTTTTCAATTAAAAGTTGACAGTTGTTTTATAAGAAAagttaatttctttattatgttgtttttgtttaaaaacaaagtatatatcatatttgttaaattgtagTTTGTACAATGGCTGTTAattagtacaaaaatatttaccaaaagtAAATTATTGCAATGCCAAATGCCTACTGATTattgttcaaaatctaaaaattataatatatactcactAGCTATAAGGTATTCTTTTTGAGAAGCTTCCACATTAGAAGTCGGTAAAAAGGTATGTTTTGTCATTCCAAcctataaattagaatcaattaCCTAATTAGTCATGctcattattacaatttatattttttagataaagtttaaaatgtatagccttataataaaatatatattcgatgaaaaatcattatttttatgttaaataaaaaagacaTATCACTAATCACTAACTATGATATCAGTCATcagatattgtatataaatatgttcaaGGGCGTCTGCAGGGGGAGCAATAGCAAGTGGaatttagtatgtatattagtataatatataaatgtccagttttattaaagaataaaatattaaataagtaataaatgaagatgttacaaaaatatcatattaatactaatatttttattttatttattttatcaggtgtatacaattataagtaaattttaccTTGTTCCAAATAGGATTTTATCAGGCGCgcttaattatgttttttccaaataaaatgcaaaactgtttattaattttgtttttattctagaGTTAATTCTTATGTTTATTCATCTAtacttaatgtattttaaagagTAAACGTATtcacgttatatttttttattattattattattataatttaatatttaagtaaatatttaaactgaaaaaatgtaattcaatatttaccattaagtatagaaattttatgtacctatattaatattttttagttattgattcacaataaaaaaaaatacaagataaTGTAAAATTTGTAAAGAACCTGattgcataaattaaaaaaatatatcaaccatTGTGTTATTTAtcaaacttaatattaatacgaataaaatatacacaaaggACTTGCAAGTATCAACATAtcacaaaacataaattattttgaaaaaaaaaccctttACTTATCGAGACCAATACTCTCCAATTCAATTATTCTCACCTTGatttgtaacaatatattattgcattgtTTAAAATCTGGTTTCTTTTTATTCCATTCTGTCTTCAAAGTCTGGTACAAGTTTTTGATCTCGTCAAAGGAAGACGTCATATTGTGGTCGTTCGATGGGACCTGGGGATTGATTGTTCTACAAAAACAAAGAATTGAAGACATATTATTAACCAGTCGCTGACGAGATAGAATCTATCCGATAGATGAAGACTCACCAATTCAATGAGTccaaaaacgattttaaattattcacggTCAGATTTCTCTTGTAATGAATCGTCGAATCGAGCAGAACGCGGACGATTTAATACTTTGATAAAAACTTTAGTGaaaatcgtaaataaaataacaaattaacaaatgaATTGTATACGATCAGGGAATACAGCTTTTTTGATATGTCATTCAGGGCGGGCACTGGAAGCATCCATGAAATTTACACAACTAAACGCAGCCAATCAAAAAATTAACTGATAATGAATGTCCGATAACATTTCTTACAACcaaatcattaaattacaaCCATGGTATCATAGCAAATAGGTTAGTTCGACTTGGTAGTTGGTTCAGTAATGTTGATTGTAGTCATCACTAAGAAAATATcactataatttgaaaaatttgtcTTCGCGGTTCGTTTACTTGTACCTGTTGTCAATTtgttgtaattattgttattcgataagtatttatatttattaattttaagagttgtactaaaatatatagtaaacatGGCTGACGAAGAATTTGAACACGACGAGTGAGTATTGCTCTCAATCTAATatcagaatatatttaaattcacgtCGTTTGCacatgtattaaacatttacacATTACActgtattaactaaatattttaaattacgtttAAGCAATTAGTGTTCAATGTTTTCCATCAtgttaattatacctatactatttgtGTAAAAGCTAATTTGACAATAGAGACAGAACATTTCTCAACACAAGTCTAGTCAAAATCGTTCAATCTACTCTTTAGCAACAAACAACTTGATcgttgtacataaatatttaaaaaatataccaaaatttTGTGTACCTAAtcttgtattaatttgtatagaatGTGAATGATgtgattgtaaattgtaatataatataatatttcctcCTATCACTTATAATTTACTAACCTTgatctgttataaattattatttatttatttgtttcagtGGTGGTGCAGATGATTTTGATGAAGTTGAAGACGATGCAGACTTGGATGAATTAGATCAACCTGaagtaataacttatttgtattattttgaatttttattcttaatgtCATCTCATTCATTCATTACTGTTTAACAGTACTAATTTTCATCTATATCTAgcgttacaaattaaatttgattatttatttgtatcaatttaaattttaaactcttACAGGAGAATGAAGATAACATTGATATATTACCTATTCAAGAAGCTCAAAGTCAAGTTCAAAAGTCTAAACGAATTACTACTAAGTATATGACAAAGtatgttttcaattaaattaaatattaatctcaAACATTAagctttaaaaaactatatttttaaataatattctacatgtttatttgttttaggtATGAAAGAGCTCGAGTATTAGGTACAAGAGCTTTGCAGATAGCAATGTGTGCCCCTGTCATGGTAGAACTTGAAGGTGAAACTGATCCATTACAAATTGCAATGAAAGAATTGAAGAAAcgtaaaatacctattataatcagAAGATATTTGCCAGACAATAGTTATGAGGATTGGGGAATTGATGAACTAATAATAGTTGAtcagtaaaatttattttatattctttaaaaatgtaaaaacaaattaatttaattatactatacgaTCTCTTAAGTGATTTACcttatttgaatacattttacaattttagctTTCATGTTCTTATTTCATTGatttattcaatgttttttattttttatttaataaacagtaaaatttctataaaattgaatatctaaatattcaaatagttGCATATTTAAAGGACTTTATGACAATACCATTTTGGTACATCTTTACCTaaagaaatgtatatttataaatgagtatttttacaatactgaaaaacaaattgtaatttgtagtatttgacttaaaatgtgttaataacaattttataggtTCACCTGCCTGTAATGATTCTGAAGTAgtaaacatgaaatattacaaatctatgtagtattttttttttattattattatccacaaGCTATAAACAGAAAGCTCgacaattaaatatacaaagtatttataacaattataggtTGTTTTAGAACcgcaaatataaatttcaaaagctTATAGTTTTATTCAATTACAATCATAGATATTCCAGTACAAAAGAGTTGAACTGAAAAACTAGTCaattactgaaaaaataattcttaaatcaGTATTCAGGATTACATtcattagaaattttttttgtagttcaatAATATCAATTGACAATTGTTATACCTGAAAAATGTCATGGTAAAAAAgaagttttattttagaaacagTATGACAGAAtactttttattacttttattgagttattataaaatgataaccgaGAGTCCTACTATAGAACAGAGCAAATAGGTTGACCTTATTGACATGTCATCAATTACTTGTAAAGTCGTAATGACAAGTATCtcaaaaacagaaaattaaattttatataacaaatcaataatatttaaattacacttaaatttattatatttaataagtaatacatttaaactttaaatgaatatgttatatataatagttttgtatttatcatgttaataaattataccaaatcataaataataagttataataagctAAGAAATATGGATGAGGGGATGCAGACCTCCTAGAGTTAATAACCCCAGgttaaataattaccattagCCTCGAGTCAAAAACCTTAATTCACCACTGTGTGGTATCTACCAACCAGAGATTTATTCAAAAGttaggaatattttattatatgtataacattaacattttaaagaaaaattatacttgaggtaaatcatatatttatatttaaaaaaaaaattattatacatagtgttTGAAatctatcaatttttttttacttaaaatatctaaaagtaCACTAAGATAATTGCATACAGTTATattttcatagaaaatattattatttattataaaaaaaaaacactattaatcTAACCAAAAgtgtattagtttataatattatttttgcaaaaaaaaaaaaataaaataataaataaattatatttaattataatattatttaatcggtaaaataaaataaattattcaacaatgcgtacaacacatatataatttacaaaactttaaaaaaaaactgtgaaaTCAAGTTGCATCAATTAGTAATTACCCAAAACTAGAAAGCAatcaaagttaattttatatacaaaaataaattaaaaa is a genomic window of Rhopalosiphum padi isolate XX-2018 chromosome 4, ASM2088224v1, whole genome shotgun sequence containing:
- the LOC132929558 gene encoding 26S proteasome non-ATPase regulatory subunit 8, with product MTSSFDEIKNLYQTLKTEWNKKKPDFKQCNNILLQIKVGMTKHTFLPTSNVEASQKEYLIARDILEVGVQCSIAMHDIPSFERYMAQLKCYYLDYRDKLPESANQYHLLGLNLLFLLSQNRVAEFHTELELLPYDIVQTNTYIKHPVALEQYLMEGSYNKIFQAKSNVPSDTYNFFMNILSNTLRNEIAECLQKAYKKVSINSATKMLNFNSTNETNDFANKKKWILGQDGYYVFHLEEEKKAVEPLPALQIADYAIHYAKELETIV
- the LOC132929557 gene encoding CWF19-like protein 2; its protein translation is MGKKSHKKEHKKSSHKKKKHRSSSSSSSTSNDDQWVEKCQKDPSSTSTSFATSKDEPDNWMDFVCNTSSEIEKKISTKSREQEEAKARMIQPGQSERELNPYWKNGGTGLPPPKPLSSHKGFLKPKMDDDDDHQYKIHQHSNYSKPSYSRQSWKKHDRRDNVNDSKYTASKQDNEERYKRHREFDERKEERSKYHREFDEKKEERDRRHRDHDHGRNRQHKEYDNESKGERDKRYREHEDERKSIKKKNSREYDHKRDSKSKHDKDSENEEKYSSDDDKYEGKTLPKKSDYNDETQEHKEAVEKPLTESELNALAAKQIKAEIMGNMKLAEELKQKLDSARDYASKQNYTTNKTKQKEEFVLLTRTSSKGYSYPVKQAQVDKNDGKRKKREKVLTHEDGKRVRYFDDDDKYSLKSMFEKEMTSTAEDSNMEFVNLSRKVNSRDDEDDVFVDRASEKRSAKASEKEIKRAIGEHKRTEKILNSCRYCFDSEEMLKHLFIAKGEKCYLCLPNYKSLTEGHCLIVPIYHYACATDIDEDVWTEMQVFRKVLTTMFKDQDEDVIFFESAMRLNNMPHMVWNCVPVPIEIGDTAPIYFKKAILECETEWAINQKVVDLSSKDVRRAVPKSLPYFAVDFGMQGGYAHVIEDEKIFPNNFAEEIIGGMMDLDHSTWRKKQKEPIEEQLQKTTKFLEIWKDYNFTKT
- the LOC132929560 gene encoding DNA-directed RNA polymerases I, II, and III subunit RPABC2; this encodes MADEEFEHDDGGADDFDEVEDDADLDELDQPEENEDNIDILPIQEAQSQVQKSKRITTKYMTKYERARVLGTRALQIAMCAPVMVELEGETDPLQIAMKELKKRKIPIIIRRYLPDNSYEDWGIDELIIVDQ